The Deinococcus koreensis genome window below encodes:
- the tyrS gene encoding tyrosine--tRNA ligase has product MNEIRRNVPIDEQLEILNRGVIDLVSADDLRRKLGRSMETGQPLRVKLGADPTRPDLHLGHAVILRKMRQFQDLGHKVIMLIGDFTAMIGDPSGKSKTRPPVTLEQTRENARSYLEQCKLILRDEPEVLELRFNSEWLEPMGYADVIRLASRYTVARIMERDDFKKRFEGGVPISMHELLYPLTQGYDSVALRADIELGGTDQLFNNLVGRALQRDYDQEPQVVITLPLLVGLDGTEKMSKSLDNYIGLTDAPHAMFAGLMKVPDALLDNYFTLLTDLPRPRIDELLAGHPVAAHRELAREVVASLHPDADLEAAEERFRSVARGGIPQNIPTVAIPAAELDNSLDTQRISMAKLVVLAGLEPSNGAARKLIQNRGLKLNGETYPDPQGHLSRDDLTSAGGAVLQKGKDKFARLTLES; this is encoded by the coding sequence ATGAACGAGATTCGCAGAAACGTCCCCATTGACGAGCAGCTCGAGATCCTGAACCGCGGCGTGATCGATCTGGTCTCTGCAGACGACCTGCGCCGCAAGCTGGGGCGCAGCATGGAGACCGGCCAGCCCCTGCGCGTGAAACTGGGCGCCGACCCCACCCGGCCCGACCTGCACCTGGGCCACGCGGTGATCCTGCGCAAGATGCGCCAGTTTCAGGATCTGGGCCACAAGGTCATCATGCTGATCGGCGATTTCACGGCCATGATCGGCGACCCCTCCGGCAAGTCCAAGACCCGCCCGCCGGTCACGCTGGAGCAGACCCGCGAGAACGCCCGGAGCTACCTCGAGCAGTGCAAATTGATCCTGCGCGATGAACCCGAGGTGCTGGAGCTGCGCTTCAACTCCGAATGGCTCGAACCCATGGGCTACGCCGACGTGATCCGGCTCGCCAGCCGCTACACCGTGGCCCGCATCATGGAGCGCGACGATTTCAAGAAGCGCTTCGAGGGTGGCGTGCCCATCTCCATGCACGAACTCCTCTACCCGCTCACCCAGGGCTACGACTCGGTGGCGCTGCGGGCCGACATCGAACTGGGCGGCACCGACCAGCTGTTCAACAACCTGGTGGGCCGCGCCCTGCAGCGCGACTACGACCAGGAGCCGCAGGTGGTCATCACGTTGCCCCTGCTGGTCGGCCTGGACGGCACCGAGAAGATGTCCAAGAGCCTGGACAACTACATCGGCCTGACCGACGCGCCGCACGCCATGTTCGCCGGCCTGATGAAGGTGCCGGACGCCCTGCTGGACAACTACTTCACGCTGCTGACCGACCTGCCCCGCCCCCGGATCGACGAACTGTTGGCCGGGCATCCGGTGGCCGCCCACCGCGAGCTGGCGCGGGAGGTCGTGGCGTCCCTCCATCCGGACGCCGATCTGGAGGCCGCCGAGGAACGCTTCAGGAGCGTGGCGAGGGGCGGCATTCCCCAGAACATCCCGACCGTGGCGATCCCGGCAGCGGAACTGGACAACAGCCTGGACACCCAGCGCATCAGCATGGCGAAGCTGGTGGTGCTCGCCGGCCTGGAACCCAGCAACGGCGCGGCCCGCAAGCTGATCCAGAACCGGGGCCTGAAACTGAACGGTGAGACTTACCCTGACCCCCAGGGCCACCTGAGCCGGGACGATCTGACTTCGGCCGGCGGCGCGGTGCTGCAGAAAGGTAAGGACAAGTTCGCGCGCCTGACCCTAGAGTCCTGA
- a CDS encoding MOSC domain-containing protein — translation MKTMQELRATLPRPGRVEWIGLRPARRVPLVGVQETEAHPLVGLIGDHGKLAPPRLTALSGAPGEVATPAQTPAVPGGPGRRQVTLIQAEHLPVIAALAGLEAVTPGMLRRNIVVSGLPLLALKDARFQIGSPEGGWVILEGTGECHPCSRMEENLGEGGYNAVRGHGGLTARVIQGGLIRVGDQLRALDSAS, via the coding sequence GTGAAGACCATGCAGGAGTTGCGCGCGACCTTGCCCCGGCCGGGGCGGGTGGAGTGGATCGGCCTGCGCCCGGCCCGCCGCGTGCCCCTGGTCGGCGTGCAGGAGACCGAGGCCCATCCGCTGGTGGGCCTGATCGGCGATCACGGCAAACTCGCCCCGCCCCGTCTGACGGCCCTGAGCGGCGCGCCCGGCGAGGTCGCCACCCCGGCACAGACTCCGGCTGTCCCCGGCGGCCCCGGACGGCGGCAGGTCACGCTGATCCAGGCCGAGCATCTGCCGGTCATCGCGGCCCTCGCCGGGCTGGAAGCGGTCACGCCGGGGATGCTGCGGCGCAACATCGTGGTGTCCGGGCTGCCGCTGCTGGCCCTCAAGGACGCCCGCTTCCAGATCGGCAGTCCGGAGGGGGGGTGGGTCATCCTGGAGGGCACGGGCGAGTGTCATCCCTGCTCGCGCATGGAGGAGAACCTGGGCGAGGGCGGCTACAACGCCGTGCGCGGTCACGGCGGCCTGACCGCGCGGGTCATCCAGGGCGGCCTGATCCGCGTGGGCGACCAGCTCCGGGCGCTGGACTCGGCCTCATGA